The following coding sequences are from one Ornithodoros turicata isolate Travis chromosome 1, ASM3712646v1, whole genome shotgun sequence window:
- the LOC135378275 gene encoding keratin, type II cytoskeletal 1-like, translating to MHSFAASFAFLLLAAVCTAQVVQRKVVRNPDGSTSMSESWGHSSFNQESSDNDGIISGRSGYSDSAGNNYDQHYEIGPDGKMKLVNPQESKLKGTDDITGRLGGFGGGFGGGFGNPGFGNLPGLNRDFGGAGFGNPGLGGGFNRGYNRRY from the exons ATGCATTCG TTCGCCGCAAGTTTCGCCTTCCTGCTCCTCGCAGCCGTCTGCACTGCCCAAGTGGTGCAACGCAAAGTTGTTAGAAACCCCGACGGCTCAACTTCTATGAGCGAGAGCTGGGGTCACAGCTCTTTCAACCAGGAATCATCGGATAACGATGGCATCATCAGTGGTCGATCTGGCTACAGCGACAGCGCCGGAAACAACTACGATCAGCACTACGAGATTGGACCTGACGGAAAGATGAAGCTGGTCAACCCTCAGGAGAGCAAGCTCAAGGGAACAGACGACATCACCGGACGGCTCGGCGGGTTCGGTGGAGGGTTCGGCGGAGGATTCGGTAACCCAGGATTCGGAAACCTGCCTGGATTGAACAGAGATTTTGGAGGTGCCGGATTTGGCAACCCTGGTTTGGGAGGCGGCTTCAACCGCGGATACAACAGGCGTTACTAG